A portion of the Rhodopseudomonas sp. BAL398 genome contains these proteins:
- a CDS encoding mandelate racemase/muconate lactonizing enzyme family protein — translation MSVRIVDVREITRPIASPIRNAYIDFSKMTTSLVAVVTDVVRDGKPVIGYGFNSNGRYGQGGLIRERFAPRLLEAAPDTLRDAAGDNLDPDKVWATLMANEKPGGHGERSVAVGTIDMAVWDAVAKIAGKPLFRLLAERHGKTANPNVFVYAAGGYYYPGKDLSMLRGEMRSYLDRGYNVVKMKIGGAPLDEDRQRIEAVLTEIGGQAQLAVDANGRFDLETAIAYAKMLRDYPLFWYEEAGDPLDYQLQAALAEFYPGAMATGENLFSHQDARNLIRHGGMRPDRDWLQFDCALSYGLCEYQRTLAMLVAHGWSASRCIPHGGHQMSLNIAAGLGLGGNESYPDLFQPYGGFPDGVRVENGTITMPELPGIGFEGKSDLYAEMTALAS, via the coding sequence ATGTCGGTGCGCATCGTCGATGTCCGCGAAATCACCAGGCCGATCGCGTCGCCGATCCGCAACGCCTATATCGACTTCTCCAAGATGACCACCAGCCTGGTCGCGGTGGTGACCGATGTGGTCCGCGACGGCAAGCCCGTGATCGGCTACGGCTTCAATTCCAACGGCCGTTACGGCCAGGGCGGGCTGATCCGCGAGCGCTTCGCGCCGCGGCTGCTGGAGGCCGCGCCCGACACGCTGCGCGATGCGGCTGGCGACAATCTCGATCCGGACAAGGTCTGGGCGACCTTGATGGCGAATGAAAAGCCGGGCGGCCATGGCGAGCGCTCGGTCGCGGTCGGCACTATCGACATGGCGGTGTGGGACGCGGTCGCCAAGATCGCCGGCAAGCCGCTGTTCCGGCTGCTGGCCGAACGCCACGGCAAGACCGCGAACCCGAACGTGTTCGTCTATGCGGCCGGCGGCTATTATTATCCGGGCAAGGACCTGTCGATGCTGCGCGGCGAGATGCGCAGCTATCTCGATCGCGGCTACAATGTCGTCAAGATGAAGATCGGCGGCGCGCCGCTCGACGAGGACCGCCAGCGGATCGAGGCGGTGCTGACTGAAATCGGCGGCCAGGCCCAGCTCGCGGTCGACGCCAATGGCCGGTTCGATCTGGAGACCGCGATCGCCTATGCCAAGATGCTGCGCGACTATCCGCTGTTCTGGTACGAGGAGGCTGGCGATCCGCTGGACTATCAATTGCAGGCGGCGCTCGCCGAATTCTATCCGGGCGCGATGGCGACCGGCGAGAATCTGTTCAGCCATCAGGACGCCCGGAACCTGATCCGCCATGGCGGGATGCGGCCGGACCGCGACTGGCTGCAATTCGATTGCGCGCTGTCCTACGGATTGTGCGAATATCAGCGCACGCTGGCGATGCTGGTCGCCCATGGCTGGTCAGCCAGCCGCTGCATTCCGCATGGCGGCCATCAGATGTCGCTGAATATCGCGGCCGGCCTCGGGCTCGGCGGCAATGAGAGCTATCCGGATCTGTTTCAGCCCTATGGCGGGTTTCCGGATGGCGTCCGCGTCGAGAACGGTACGATTACCATGCCGGAACTACCCGGTATCGGCTTCGAGGGAAAATCCGACCTCTATGCCGAGATGACGGCGCTGGCGTCGTAA
- a CDS encoding c-type cytochrome, whose protein sequence is MTLKRGSLLKFGGGLIVLAGVGFVVLTSPWTWSLIHPSRDLPALQGADLENGRKVFVASDCATCHATPGQDKHTVLGGGRALDTQFGIFHMPNISPDKTHGIGNWTLAEFDRALRQGVGPGGLWPDGRNLYPAFPYTSYQRLKGTDVRDLYAYLMSLPPQQNVVADHDLKFPFNLRRGVGVWRLAFLDGKPFAPGPVPKNVDATAYHQGEYLVEAAGHCAECHSPRTIAGNVPAKMRYAGGPNTDGTGWFPNITPDETGIGYWSAASIANYLHTGVSPIGRTAAGDMEEVIKNTSQLPLKDVQAMALYIKHLPAADHPAPGVPEPNRTDQLVMLKDWVRAAPKLPALAPAAIKQGNQATVVETKNAWLAAADVGGSTEAQGKFLGGAEVTVVKRDGDKTQLTLKGWQTEGATSVIYQAKGQRVMMAVLSNDAAAKVTRGTPEKDADTGQTWTPVALTLWSDANGLNTDRAAVWAYSHKTFQTTCSACHVLPQQEHFTANQWIGTLKAMRRFTSFNDDQYRLILAYLQNHSKDLNPSEAAAK, encoded by the coding sequence ATGACTTTGAAGCGAGGATCCCTCCTCAAATTCGGAGGCGGCCTGATCGTGCTGGCCGGTGTCGGCTTTGTCGTTCTGACATCGCCCTGGACCTGGTCGCTGATTCATCCCAGTCGCGATCTTCCCGCGCTTCAGGGCGCCGATCTCGAAAATGGCCGCAAGGTTTTCGTCGCGTCCGATTGCGCTACCTGTCACGCGACGCCGGGGCAGGACAAGCACACGGTCCTTGGTGGCGGCCGGGCGCTGGACACGCAATTCGGCATTTTTCATATGCCCAATATCTCGCCCGACAAGACGCACGGCATCGGCAACTGGACATTGGCCGAGTTCGATCGCGCGCTGCGCCAGGGCGTCGGCCCGGGCGGGTTGTGGCCGGACGGGCGCAATCTCTATCCGGCGTTTCCCTACACATCCTATCAGCGGCTGAAGGGCACCGATGTTCGCGATCTCTATGCCTATCTTATGTCGCTGCCGCCGCAACAGAATGTGGTGGCCGACCACGATTTGAAATTCCCCTTCAACCTGCGCCGCGGCGTCGGCGTCTGGCGGCTGGCCTTTCTTGACGGCAAGCCGTTCGCGCCCGGACCGGTGCCGAAGAATGTCGATGCCACGGCCTATCATCAGGGTGAGTATCTGGTCGAAGCCGCGGGCCATTGCGCCGAATGCCATTCGCCGCGGACCATCGCCGGAAATGTTCCCGCCAAGATGCGCTATGCGGGTGGGCCGAACACCGATGGCACCGGCTGGTTTCCGAACATCACCCCGGACGAGACTGGAATCGGTTACTGGTCGGCGGCGTCGATCGCCAACTATCTGCATACGGGCGTGAGCCCGATCGGCCGCACCGCGGCCGGTGACATGGAAGAAGTGATCAAGAACACCTCGCAGTTGCCGTTGAAAGACGTGCAGGCGATGGCGCTCTATATCAAGCACCTTCCCGCCGCGGATCATCCCGCGCCCGGCGTTCCCGAGCCGAACCGTACCGACCAATTGGTGATGCTGAAAGATTGGGTGCGGGCCGCGCCGAAATTGCCAGCGCTGGCGCCGGCGGCGATCAAGCAGGGCAATCAGGCGACCGTCGTCGAAACCAAGAATGCATGGCTCGCCGCCGCCGATGTCGGTGGATCGACCGAAGCGCAGGGCAAGTTCCTGGGCGGCGCCGAGGTCACGGTGGTCAAGCGTGACGGCGACAAGACGCAGCTGACGCTGAAGGGCTGGCAGACCGAGGGCGCTACCAGCGTCATCTATCAGGCCAAGGGTCAGCGCGTGATGATGGCGGTGCTGTCCAACGATGCCGCCGCCAAGGTGACCCGCGGGACGCCCGAGAAGGACGCCGACACCGGCCAGACCTGGACGCCTGTCGCACTGACCCTGTGGTCGGATGCGAACGGCTTGAACACCGATCGCGCCGCGGTGTGGGCCTATAGCCACAAGACGTTCCAGACCACCTGTTCGGCCTGTCACGTGCTGCCGCAGCAAGAGCACTTCACCGCCAATCAATGGATCGGGACATTGAAGGCGATGCGCCGCTTCACCTCGTTCAACGACGATCAGTACCGTCTGATCCTGGCTTATCTGCAGAACCACTCGAAGGATCTCAACCCGAGCGAGGCGGCGGCGAAATGA
- the pip gene encoding prolyl aminopeptidase — protein sequence MSPEAEAATQPAKHSDRPAALSSQTLAVGDGHELYVETAGNADGLAAVYLHGGPGSGCQPDHRRLFDPAQFHAVLFDQRGAGRSRPKGGREANTLSHLIADMELIRETFGFERWLVVGGSWGATLALAYAQAHPERVSGIVLRATFLGTRDELDQAFLHTLPQLYPALHQDFLSVLPEHERAAPLAPYWRRILDPDPAVHAPAARAWGDTESILSQVAPSRTRLDLTTLAGTRPLPATPFMEAHYFSHDCFMRPRQLLDGAGALAGIPGIIVQGRYDLLCPPATSHALAARWPDAEMRIVEAAGHSLYDPGIRDAVTKAITDIADKIIT from the coding sequence ATGTCACCCGAAGCAGAAGCCGCGACCCAGCCCGCAAAGCATAGCGACCGTCCCGCCGCCTTGAGTTCGCAAACCCTCGCGGTCGGCGATGGCCACGAGCTCTATGTCGAAACCGCGGGCAATGCCGACGGCCTCGCCGCGGTCTATCTGCATGGCGGCCCCGGCAGCGGCTGCCAGCCCGATCACCGCCGGCTGTTCGATCCGGCGCAGTTTCACGCGGTGTTGTTCGATCAACGTGGCGCCGGCCGCAGCCGGCCGAAGGGCGGGCGCGAGGCCAATACACTGTCGCATCTGATCGCCGACATGGAGCTGATCCGCGAGACATTCGGCTTCGAGCGCTGGCTGGTAGTCGGCGGATCCTGGGGCGCGACGCTGGCGCTGGCCTATGCGCAGGCTCATCCCGAACGGGTCAGCGGCATCGTGCTGCGCGCGACCTTTCTCGGCACACGCGACGAACTGGACCAAGCCTTTCTGCATACACTGCCACAGCTCTACCCGGCGCTGCACCAGGATTTTCTCAGCGTGTTGCCGGAGCACGAACGCGCCGCGCCGCTCGCGCCCTATTGGCGGCGGATTCTCGATCCCGATCCAGCCGTCCACGCCCCGGCCGCGCGCGCCTGGGGTGATACCGAAAGCATCCTGTCGCAGGTCGCGCCGAGCCGCACCCGGCTGGATCTCACGACGCTGGCCGGCACCCGGCCGCTGCCGGCGACGCCGTTCATGGAAGCGCATTATTTCTCACACGACTGTTTCATGCGGCCGCGACAATTGCTCGATGGTGCCGGTGCGCTCGCCGGCATTCCCGGCATCATCGTGCAGGGCCGCTACGATCTGCTGTGTCCGCCCGCGACCTCGCACGCGCTGGCGGCCCGATGGCCCGACGCCGAGATGCGCATCGTCGAAGCCGCCGGGCATTCGCTCTACGATCCCGGCATCCGCGACGCCGTGACCAAGGCGATCACCGACATCGCCGACAAGATCATCACATAG
- a CDS encoding glutathione S-transferase family protein produces the protein MAKATLTISSKNYSSWSMRGWLLTKFSGLEFDEIVTAPDDVAARAEILLLSSSILVPCLRHDGAEVWDTLAIAEYLNEIMPHAGLLPTERIARAHCRSICGEVHSGFTTLRASLPVNLKGHFPGFKIWSRAQSDIDRVCTIWRACLSKSGGPFLFGACSMADAMYAPVVTRFKTYDVKLDSETTGYADMIMALPEMQEWIAAALNEPAEIEELEVEF, from the coding sequence ATGGCCAAGGCCACGCTCACGATCAGCAGCAAGAACTACTCGTCATGGTCGATGCGGGGCTGGCTGCTCACCAAATTCTCCGGGCTGGAATTCGACGAGATCGTCACCGCACCGGATGACGTCGCGGCGCGGGCCGAGATCCTGCTGCTGTCGTCGTCGATCCTGGTGCCGTGCCTGCGCCACGATGGCGCGGAGGTCTGGGACACCCTGGCGATCGCCGAATATCTCAACGAAATCATGCCCCATGCCGGGCTGTTGCCGACCGAGCGGATCGCGCGGGCGCATTGCCGGTCGATTTGCGGCGAGGTTCACTCCGGCTTCACCACGTTGCGGGCCTCGCTCCCGGTCAATCTGAAGGGTCATTTCCCGGGCTTCAAGATCTGGTCGCGGGCGCAATCCGACATCGATCGGGTCTGCACGATCTGGCGCGCGTGCCTGAGCAAATCCGGCGGCCCGTTCCTGTTTGGCGCGTGCAGCATGGCGGATGCGATGTATGCGCCGGTGGTGACCCGGTTCAAGACCTATGACGTCAAGCTGGATTCCGAGACCACCGGCTATGCCGACATGATCATGGCGCTGCCCGAGATGCAGGAATGGATCGCGGCCGCGCTCAACGAACCGGCCGAGATCGAGGAGCTCGAGGTCGAATTTTAG
- a CDS encoding DUF4286 family protein yields MPLAGTGMLLTSMDIDPADELDFNRWYDREHLIERVAIDGFVEARRYVAHRASPKYLSLYSTESFEVLSSAAYNTALANQTAWSTRNIGKFRNMIRGVARISASRGHGRGACLGLIRIRPGAGDADSLRAGIIKQLAPELHDGIISMHLLENDPTLSKPLTGDTEAPGAGDWYVLVDGTSPTAVEPAVGGLFDAVIAASGATLISAGIYTLLWDLAKAEI; encoded by the coding sequence ATGCCCTTGGCCGGAACCGGAATGCTGCTGACATCGATGGATATCGATCCGGCCGACGAACTCGATTTCAATCGCTGGTACGACCGCGAACATCTGATCGAACGGGTCGCGATCGACGGTTTCGTCGAAGCCAGGCGCTACGTCGCCCACAGGGCCAGCCCGAAATATCTCAGCCTGTATTCCACCGAAAGTTTCGAGGTGCTGAGCAGCGCCGCCTACAACACCGCGCTGGCCAACCAGACCGCGTGGTCGACCAGAAATATCGGAAAATTCCGCAACATGATCCGCGGCGTGGCGCGGATCAGCGCCAGCCGCGGGCACGGCCGCGGCGCCTGCCTCGGCCTGATCCGGATTCGCCCCGGCGCCGGCGACGCGGATAGCTTGCGCGCCGGCATCATCAAGCAGCTTGCGCCGGAATTACACGATGGCATCATCTCGATGCATCTGCTGGAAAACGATCCCACGCTGTCGAAGCCGCTGACCGGCGACACCGAAGCGCCCGGCGCCGGTGACTGGTACGTGCTAGTCGACGGCACGTCTCCCACGGCGGTCGAGCCGGCGGTCGGCGGCCTGTTCGACGCCGTCATCGCCGCCAGCGGCGCGACATTGATCTCGGCCGGGATCTACACGCTGCTGTGGGACCTGGCCAAGGCCGAGATCTGA
- a CDS encoding glutathione peroxidase, translating to MASIYDFSATTLTGDEVALRDFAGQVLLIVNTASACGFTPQYKGLEALQQAFGPRGFSVLGFPCNQFGHQEPGDAAEIAQFCSLNFGVSFPMFAKVDVNGDHAHPLYKYLKDQKTGLLGSAIKWNFTKFLIDRSGKVVARHAPTTTPDSLTKEIEALL from the coding sequence ATGGCGTCGATCTATGATTTTTCTGCCACGACGCTTACCGGCGACGAGGTGGCGTTGCGGGATTTCGCCGGCCAGGTGCTGCTGATCGTCAACACCGCCAGTGCCTGCGGTTTCACGCCGCAATACAAGGGCCTGGAGGCGTTGCAGCAGGCCTTCGGGCCGCGCGGATTTTCCGTGCTGGGCTTTCCCTGCAACCAGTTCGGCCACCAGGAACCGGGCGATGCCGCCGAGATCGCGCAATTCTGCTCACTCAATTTTGGCGTCAGCTTCCCGATGTTCGCCAAGGTCGATGTGAATGGCGATCACGCCCATCCGCTGTATAAGTATCTGAAGGATCAGAAGACCGGGCTGCTGGGCTCGGCGATCAAGTGGAACTTCACCAAGTTTCTGATCGATCGTTCCGGCAAGGTGGTGGCGCGGCATGCGCCGACCACGACGCCGGACTCACTCACGAAAGAAATCGAGGCGCTGCTATGA
- a CDS encoding polyhydroxyalkanoate depolymerase — translation MMSMMYQTYQNHMDLTAPWRTGAAEALKFLNLMPAGVSRKNFGRLAAALELISRSSLTYRRPAYDIKPVIVGNRELAVTEAVVFATAFGSLLHFKKENAPEQPKMLLVAPMSGHFATLLRGTVQTLLQDHDVYITDWHNPRDIPLSAGGFSLSDYTDHLIQFLNVLGPRAHMVAICQPSVSALAAAAIMSEDNHPARPASLTLMAGPIDTRILPTKVNDFAKSKPIKWFQDNLINYVPVQCKGALRKVYPGFIQLTAFVSMNLERHIKSHVDLMDHLAKGETDKADIIKTFYDEYFAVMDLPAEFYIETVRDVFHEHLLPRGQLMHYDRPVNLGAVKRMGLMTVEGEKDDICAIGQTLAAQDLCTGVRPYRKVHHMQAGVGHYGVFSGRRWNNEIYPLLRDFVHVNA, via the coding sequence ATGATGTCAATGATGTATCAGACCTATCAGAACCATATGGATCTGACGGCGCCGTGGCGCACGGGCGCCGCCGAGGCGCTGAAATTCCTGAACCTCATGCCGGCCGGCGTCTCCCGCAAGAATTTCGGCCGGCTCGCCGCCGCGCTGGAGCTGATTTCGCGATCGTCGCTGACCTATCGGCGCCCGGCCTATGACATCAAGCCGGTGATCGTCGGCAACCGCGAATTGGCGGTCACCGAAGCGGTGGTGTTTGCCACCGCCTTCGGCTCGCTGCTGCATTTCAAGAAGGAGAACGCGCCGGAGCAGCCGAAAATGCTGCTGGTGGCGCCGATGTCGGGGCATTTCGCGACGCTGCTCCGCGGCACGGTGCAGACCCTGCTGCAGGATCACGACGTCTACATCACGGACTGGCACAATCCGCGCGACATTCCGCTCAGTGCCGGCGGCTTCAGCCTGTCCGACTACACCGATCATTTGATCCAGTTTCTCAACGTGCTGGGGCCGCGCGCCCATATGGTGGCGATCTGCCAGCCCTCGGTGTCGGCGCTGGCCGCCGCCGCGATCATGTCGGAGGACAATCATCCGGCGCGGCCGGCCAGCCTGACCCTGATGGCCGGGCCGATCGACACCAGAATCCTGCCGACCAAGGTCAACGACTTCGCCAAGAGCAAGCCGATCAAATGGTTTCAGGACAATCTGATCAATTACGTCCCGGTGCAATGCAAGGGCGCGTTGCGCAAGGTCTATCCGGGCTTCATCCAGCTCACCGCCTTCGTGTCGATGAATCTGGAGCGCCACATCAAGTCGCATGTCGACCTGATGGATCATCTGGCCAAGGGCGAGACCGACAAGGCCGACATCATCAAGACCTTCTATGATGAATACTTCGCCGTGATGGACCTGCCCGCGGAGTTCTACATCGAGACCGTGCGCGACGTGTTCCACGAGCATCTGCTGCCGCGGGGCCAATTGATGCATTATGATCGCCCGGTGAATCTCGGTGCCGTGAAGCGCATGGGCCTGATGACCGTCGAGGGCGAAAAGGACGACATCTGCGCGATCGGCCAGACCCTGGCGGCGCAGGATCTGTGCACCGGGGTCCGCCCCTATCGCAAGGTGCATCACATGCAGGCCGGCGTCGGCCATTACGGCGTGTTCAGCGGCCGCCGCTGGAACAACGAGATCTATCCGCTGCTGCGCGACTTCGTCCACGTCAATGCGTGA
- a CDS encoding DUF6894 family protein yields the protein MPRYYFNTKIGNELILDPEGEELRDPDHAWEVARTTIRQILKSEGEQASLLRASLEVTDEGGEVVLEFPFSEAIVEMPQVPRTRH from the coding sequence ATGCCGCGATATTATTTCAACACCAAGATCGGCAATGAGCTGATCCTCGACCCCGAAGGCGAGGAACTGCGCGATCCCGATCACGCCTGGGAAGTGGCGCGGACCACGATTCGGCAGATTCTCAAATCCGAAGGCGAGCAGGCCAGCCTGCTGCGCGCCAGCCTCGAAGTGACCGACGAGGGCGGCGAGGTGGTGCTGGAATTTCCATTCAGCGAGGCGATTGTCGAAATGCCCCAGGTGCCGCGCACCCGGCATTGA
- a CDS encoding B12-binding domain-containing radical SAM protein — MPITTPSARRRFQLLLIKPSHYRDDGYVIRWWRATIPSNSLASVYGIAVESAERGALGPDAEIDITAMDEFNTRIDIPKLLKRLADHDHFGMVALVGVQTNQYPRALDIARPFRAAGIAVAIGGFHVSGCLSMLDGKAGDLDACRDIGVSIFAGEAEGRMDMLLRDAAAGRLQPVYNYLADLPGIEGTPVPYLPLANVKRTLGLSTSFDAGRGCPYQCSFCTIINVQGRKSRFRSPDDIEALVRQNWRQGVSKFFITDDNFARNKDWEAILDRLIWLKEEQGIPLGLMIQVDTLCHKIANFVEKAKRAGVTRVFLGLESINPENLLQAKKRQNKITEYRAMLLAWKAQGIITLAGYILGFPFDTPDSIRADIAIIKRELPVDILEFFCLTPLPGSEDHQKLWRAGVPMDPDFNNYDIEHICTAHPKMSAREWEGIYHEIWRDYYDPAHTETLLRRAAATGIKLSSMVKLLLIFSLMVSLEKVHPLQSGIFRLRHPSERRPGLPRENALLFWPRLGLELARKTGGVAATAWRLSRLALRIARDPQRLAYMDQAMTPVAAEDENELAIFTQTAAAKDAVAHRNKVLKLTRGAA; from the coding sequence GTGCCGATCACCACGCCAAGCGCCCGACGCCGCTTTCAACTGTTACTGATCAAGCCCTCGCATTACCGCGATGATGGCTATGTGATCCGCTGGTGGCGCGCCACCATCCCGTCGAATTCGCTGGCGAGCGTCTATGGCATCGCGGTCGAAAGCGCCGAGCGCGGCGCGCTCGGGCCGGATGCCGAGATCGACATCACGGCGATGGATGAGTTCAACACCCGAATTGACATTCCCAAACTGCTGAAGCGGCTGGCCGATCACGATCATTTCGGGATGGTGGCGCTGGTCGGGGTGCAGACCAATCAATATCCGCGCGCGCTGGATATCGCCCGGCCGTTCCGCGCCGCCGGGATCGCGGTCGCGATCGGCGGCTTTCACGTCTCGGGCTGCCTGTCGATGCTCGACGGCAAGGCCGGTGATCTCGACGCCTGCCGCGACATCGGGGTGTCGATCTTCGCCGGCGAGGCCGAGGGTCGCATGGATATGCTGCTGCGCGACGCCGCCGCCGGCCGATTGCAGCCGGTCTATAACTACCTTGCCGATCTGCCGGGGATCGAGGGGACGCCGGTGCCGTATCTGCCGCTGGCCAATGTCAAGCGCACGCTGGGGCTGTCGACCAGCTTCGACGCCGGGCGCGGCTGTCCATATCAATGCTCGTTCTGCACCATCATCAACGTCCAGGGCCGCAAGTCGCGGTTTCGCTCGCCGGACGATATCGAAGCATTGGTGCGGCAGAACTGGCGGCAGGGCGTCTCGAAATTCTTCATCACCGACGATAATTTCGCCCGCAACAAGGATTGGGAAGCGATCCTCGACCGCTTGATCTGGCTGAAGGAAGAGCAGGGGATTCCGCTCGGGCTGATGATCCAGGTCGATACGCTGTGCCACAAGATTGCGAACTTCGTCGAGAAGGCCAAGCGCGCCGGCGTCACCCGGGTGTTTCTCGGGCTGGAAAGCATCAATCCGGAAAACCTGCTGCAGGCCAAGAAGCGGCAGAACAAGATCACCGAATATCGCGCCATGCTGCTGGCCTGGAAGGCGCAGGGCATCATCACGCTGGCCGGCTATATTCTCGGCTTTCCGTTCGATACGCCGGACAGCATTCGCGCCGACATCGCCATCATCAAGCGCGAATTGCCGGTCGATATTCTGGAGTTCTTCTGCCTGACGCCGCTGCCGGGGTCGGAGGATCACCAAAAGCTGTGGAGGGCCGGGGTGCCGATGGACCCGGACTTCAACAATTACGACATCGAACATATCTGCACCGCGCATCCCAAAATGTCGGCGCGCGAGTGGGAAGGCATCTACCACGAGATCTGGCGCGATTACTACGATCCGGCCCATACCGAGACCCTGCTCAGGCGCGCCGCCGCCACCGGGATCAAGCTGAGCAGCATGGTCAAGCTGCTGCTGATCTTCTCGCTGATGGTGTCGCTGGAGAAAGTGCATCCGCTGCAAAGCGGCATCTTCCGGCTGCGGCATCCGTCCGAACGCCGGCCCGGCCTGCCGCGCGAGAATGCGCTGCTGTTCTGGCCGCGGCTCGGGCTCGAACTGGCGCGCAAGACCGGCGGGGTGGCGGCGACGGCATGGCGGCTCAGTCGACTCGCGTTGCGGATCGCGCGCGATCCGCAACGGCTGGCCTATATGGATCAGGCGATGACCCCGGTGGCCGCCGAGGACGAAAACGAACTGGCAATCTTCACCCAGACCGCCGCCGCCAAGGATGCGGTGGCCCATCGCAACAAGGTGCTGAAGCTGACCCGCGGGGCGGCGTGA
- a CDS encoding amidase family protein, giving the protein MQDIWRIPAAELAALIRARKVSAREAAQAALARLDAVNPAINAVIDHKPDEVLADADAIDVAIANKEDLGPLAGVPVTVKVNIDQKGFATTNGVTLQRDLIARSNNPVVDNLRRAGAVILGRTNTPAFSFRWFTNNQIHGETKNPRDPSLTPGGSSGGAASSVAAGIGHIAHGTDIAGSIRYPAYACGVHGLRPTLGRIAAYNASSPERPIGPQITAVSGPLARTIGDLRLGLAAMAQRDPRDPWWVPAPLEGPEVPKRAALCLAPDGLQAAPEVKEAVADAGRRLERAGWQVEELYALPALREAADLQTRLWLGDGYEAMLEAAEREGDPGALACLRGNSDKIIPDAAALSKLLVQRASLTREWQLFFEKYAVLVMPVSGELPFPQALDLRDDTSFKRVWAAQMPQVAIPFMGLPALTVSTGLVGRVPVGVQIVAGRYREDLCLQAGEDVEAGGTPSSPVDPAD; this is encoded by the coding sequence ATGCAGGACATCTGGCGAATCCCGGCCGCCGAACTGGCGGCGTTGATCCGGGCTCGAAAAGTTTCGGCGCGCGAGGCGGCGCAAGCCGCATTGGCGCGGCTCGACGCGGTCAACCCGGCGATCAATGCGGTGATCGATCACAAGCCCGATGAGGTGCTGGCGGATGCCGACGCGATCGATGTCGCCATTGCCAACAAGGAAGACCTCGGCCCGCTTGCCGGCGTCCCGGTCACCGTCAAGGTCAATATCGATCAGAAGGGCTTCGCCACCACCAATGGCGTCACATTGCAGCGCGACCTGATCGCGCGCAGCAACAATCCGGTGGTCGACAATCTGCGCCGTGCCGGCGCGGTGATTCTCGGCCGAACCAATACGCCGGCCTTCTCGTTTCGCTGGTTCACCAATAACCAGATTCATGGCGAGACCAAGAATCCGCGCGATCCCTCGCTCACGCCGGGCGGCTCATCGGGCGGCGCGGCGTCGTCGGTCGCCGCCGGCATCGGCCACATCGCGCATGGCACCGATATCGCCGGCTCGATTCGCTATCCCGCCTATGCCTGCGGCGTGCACGGGCTGCGGCCGACGCTGGGTCGGATCGCGGCCTACAATGCCTCGTCGCCGGAGCGTCCGATCGGCCCGCAGATCACCGCGGTCTCGGGCCCGCTGGCGCGCACCATCGGCGACCTCCGCTTGGGCCTCGCCGCGATGGCGCAGCGCGATCCGCGCGATCCCTGGTGGGTGCCGGCGCCGCTGGAGGGACCGGAGGTGCCCAAGCGCGCCGCGCTGTGCCTGGCGCCCGACGGGCTGCAGGCCGCCCCCGAAGTCAAGGAGGCGGTGGCCGATGCCGGCCGCCGGCTCGAGCGCGCCGGATGGCAGGTCGAGGAGCTCTACGCGCTGCCGGCGCTGCGCGAAGCCGCGGATTTGCAGACCAGGCTGTGGCTCGGCGACGGCTATGAGGCGATGCTGGAGGCGGCCGAGCGCGAGGGCGACCCCGGCGCGCTGGCCTGCCTGCGCGGCAACAGCGACAAGATCATCCCCGACGCCGCCGCGCTGTCCAAGCTGCTGGTCCAGCGCGCCAGCCTGACCCGCGAATGGCAGCTGTTCTTCGAAAAATACGCGGTGCTGGTGATGCCGGTGTCGGGCGAATTGCCGTTCCCGCAGGCGCTCGATCTGCGCGACGACACCTCGTTCAAGCGGGTGTGGGCGGCGCAGATGCCGCAGGTGGCGATCCCGTTCATGGGGCTGCCGGCGCTGACGGTGTCGACCGGGCTGGTCGGTCGGGTGCCGGTCGGGGTCCAGATCGTCGCCGGGCGTTATCGCGAGGACCTGTGCCTGCAGGCCGGCGAGGACGTCGAGGCCGGCGGCACGCCGTCATCGCCGGTCGATCCGGCCGATTGA
- a CDS encoding DUF3297 family protein — MTENTGDTAIPLPDRLSNDPRSPYYNEEILALDVGIRFKGAEKTNVAEYCVSEGWIRVTAGNAKDRFGSPLTIKVVGPVEPYIRPKASE; from the coding sequence ATGACTGAGAACACCGGCGACACTGCCATCCCCTTGCCCGACCGGCTCTCCAACGATCCGCGAAGCCCGTACTACAACGAAGAGATCCTCGCGCTGGACGTCGGCATTCGCTTCAAGGGCGCGGAAAAGACCAATGTGGCCGAATATTGTGTCAGCGAGGGATGGATTCGCGTCACCGCCGGCAACGCCAAGGACCGCTTCGGCAGCCCGCTGACCATCAAGGTGGTCGGCCCGGTCGAGCCTTACATCCGGCCCAAGGCGTCGGAGTAA